Below is a window of Banduia mediterranea DNA.
AGCGCAACCGCCAGGAGAAGTTCCTGCGCCTGTCGCAGGCGCGCGAGAACCGCACGCCGATCGACTGGAACGGCTACCGCCCGTTCCGCCCGCGCATGCTGCTGCAACAGGCCAGGGACGTATCAATCGAATTCCCCTCCCCCTCCGGGAGAGGGGCCGGGGGTGAGGGCGCCCCACGCCTCCGCCACATCCCACACGAAATCACCGAAGCCGCACGCCGCCAGCGGCAAGACGCGACCGATGCCGAGCAATTCCTGTGGAGCCTGCTGCGCGACCACCGTTTCGGCAACCACAAATTCCGGCGCGAACATCCGCTGCCGCCGTATCGCCTGGATTTCTATTGCCACGAATTGAAGCTGGCCATCGAACTGGATGGCGGGCAGCGCAACGAAGATACGCAGGCCCGGCACGATACGGCGCGTGATGCGTTTCTGTTGTCCGAGGGCATCGAAGTCGTACGCGTCTGGAATCATGATTTGTTCGAGCGAACCGAAGATGTACTGGGGCATCTGTGGAACGCTTGTGAGGCTCGCGGCAGTAGGTCGCCCTCACCCCCGGCCCCTCTCCCCAGGGGAGAGGGGAGGCAAGCGACCCAGTTCGTCCACGAACTCAAGAACTACCCGATCGAGGAACTGCGCGAATACATCGATTGGCAGCCTTTCTTCATTTCCTGGGAGATGAAGGGCCGCTTCCCGGACCTGCTCAACAATCCGGCCACCAGCGAAGTCGCACGCAAGCTGTGGGACGACGCCCAGACCATGCTCGACCGGATCATCGCCGAAAAGTGGCTCAAGGCAAGTGGCGTGTTCGGGCTGTTCCCGGCGCAGGCGGACGGTGACGACACGGTGATCTTCGCCGACGAAACGTATCAGACCGAAATCGCGCGTCTACACCACCTGCGCCAGCAGAGTGAGCACCGCCCCGGCATTCCAAACCGCAGCCTCGCCGACTACGTGGCACCGCGCGAAACCGGCCTTCACGACTACGTCGGCGCCTTCGCGGTCACCGCCGGCATCGGCAGCGCCGAACGCGTCGAAGCCTTCAAGAAGGCCAATGACGACTACAACGCGATCCTGCTGGAGTCGATCGCCGACCGCCTCGCGGAGGCCTTTGCCGAACGCCTGCATCAACGCGTGCGCAAGGAATGGTGGGGCTATGCCGCCGACGAGCACCTGCCCAATGAAGCGCTGATCGCCGAGCAATACGCAGGCATCCGCCCGGCCCCAGGCTACCCCGCCTGTCCGGAGCACACCGAGAAGCAGACGCTGTGGCAACTGCTGGACGTGAACCAGCGCATCGGCATCGAACTCACCGAGAGCATGGCGATGTGGCCCGGCGCCTCGGTATCCGGCTGGTATTTCGGCCATCCCGAATCGCAGTATTTCGTGGTCGGCCGCATCAATCGCGATCAGGTCGAGGACTACGCGCAGCGCAAGGGCTGGGATTTCCGTACGGCCGAGAAATGGCTGGCGCCGAACCTGGGTTACGAGCCGGAAGACTGATCAGGACTGGCGACTATTCGCCGACCGAGCTCGCGCGTGTGCAGCACCAAAGCCAGAAGCGCAGGCGCCATCAGGGCGCCAAAGCCGAACCAATGAAATAGAGTCGCGCCCACTGCGCCGTCTCACCGGATTTCATGGTTGATGAGTTACCACCTGCCCGGCGTCATGGCACAGATCGCCGGTTGCTGACGAGGGTGGCGTCACGGAGCCATGTAGCTTTGCATGAGATGGCTCTGGCATCAGCTTGAGGTGTTTTTCCCCTCTTTGGTCATCTGTGTCTCGTACTCCGCCCCATGCTTATGTAGATAGTCTCGTATCAGCTGCCGCACGACTTGCGAGGGTGTCAGATCCTGCAAAGCGCATAGCTGCTCAAAGGCTCGTTTCTTTTGGGGGTCTATGAGCAGAGTGAGGCGAGCAGTTTTCTTTTCCATTAGCATTCCCCTCCTGACATTAACATCCAATGTTAATGTCATTACTCTCATCCCGCAATGTCTTAACGTGAATCACGCGCCGCGTGATGCCGGATGCTCGCATTGAAACATGGTGCCCAATGCTTGCACATAATTACAACTACATGTTAACGTAATTAACATGCTTTCCGCCCCCTGCGCCCAATTTTCCGCTCGACGCCGCCATGGCGAGGGTGCATTACAGCGAGGGCCATCGAATGTCGCGCCAAAGGTTTTCGGTTAGCCTGCCCAGCATCTCCACAGGTCTTCGCGCTGCGTGGCGGGAGGGTTACGGACTCTCGGATTTACGCAAAGACGTGATGGCTGGCCTTACCATCGGTACCGTGGCCGTGCCACTGTCGATGGCGCTGGCGATCGCTACAGGCGTTCCACCTCAGCAGGGTCTCTATACAGCGATTGTGGCTGGGGCCATCATCGCGTTGACCGGCGGTGCTCGCTTCAGTGTCTCAGGCCCGACAGCCGCTTTTGTCGTCATACTTTTCCCGATTGTTCAGCAGTACGGTCTCGGCGGATTGCTTTTAGCCTCGATGATGGCCGGCATCATTCTGGTGGTTTTGGGGGTTACCCGAATGGGGCGCCTGATCGAGTTCATACCCTATCCCGTGGTTTTGGGCTTCACGGCGGGGATAGCAGTTGTCATCGCGGTACTACAGATTCCCGATTTTCTGGGGCTGAGCGTTGGGCAGCTCGGTGAGCATTTTGTCGAAAACTTGGGCCGGATCCTCACCTCACTCCCCAGCCTCAATATGCTTGAGTTCGGTATTGGTGCATTCGCTCTCGTCGTCATGCAGCTTTGGCCGCGATTGCATGTGCCCATTCCGGCGCCCCTAGTCGGGCTGGTCGTTGGCGCTATCACGGCTTACGGTGCCAATCAGTGGTTCGGGAGCGCCGGCGCGCCTGCCGTTGAGACGATTGCCTCACGCTTTACCTGGGAGGCCAATGGCGAGACGGGTACTGGAATCCCCCCTATAGCGCCTTCCTTCATGGCTCCTTGGCTATTACCGGGAGCCAATGGAGAGCCCCTTGAACTGAATTTCGAACTGATTCGTGCTCTGCTAGGGCCTGCCTTTGCCATTGCCATGCTAGGGGCGATCGAGTCACTGCTGTGCGCGGTGGTATCGGATGGTCTGACGAAGACCAAGCATGATCCCAACGCCGAGCTGATTGGCCAAGGGCTGGGCAACATCATCGCGCCACTGTTCGGCGGCATCACCGCCACGGCGGCCATTGCCCGGACAGCAACCAACATCCGAAGCGGCGCTCGTTCACCCATCGCGGCAGTGGTGCATTCTGTAGTGGTGCTGTTGGCGGTCATTGCACTCGCTGGATTGCTGGGCCTCGTGCCCATGGCTGCCCTCGCGGCTCTGCTATTCATCATTGCCTGGAACATGAGCGAAGCGCGTCATTTCCTGCATACCTTGCGGTCGGCGCCTCCTGGCGACGTGGCCATTCTCGTCACCTGCTTCGGACTGACCGTCCTGTTTGACATGGTTCTGGCCGTCGCTGTCGGTATGGGACTGGCGGCGGCACTTTTCATTCGGCGTATGGCCTTGCTGACCACAACTGATCGTATCGAGGCCGAGAATCACCCTACTGTCAACGGGCTGCCTCCAGAAGTGGCCGTTTACGAGATCAATGGCCCCCTGTTCTTCGGGGTGGCCGAGAAAGCCCTCACATCACTGCACTTGGTCGATCGTAACGTCCAGCTTGTACTTATTGACATGCGCAAGGTGCCCAGCATGGATGGCACGGCAATCGTCGCTCTCCAGTCGCTAATCGACGAAATGCATCGCGAGGGAATAGCGCTGATCCTGATGGGATTACCGACGCGGATCATCGTCAAACTGCGTCGTGCAGGCATTCGAAAGGAAAAAGGAGTGCTGACGTACTGCAAAGACTGGCAGTGGGCCAAGGTCGTCGTGCTGCGTTGGCATCATGAGCGCAACGAGATGGATCGAAACGCGGAGGTATTTTAATGAGCCAGATGATTGCAGTGCTGGATCAAGCGCCGAAGGTATCGGGCGCTGTGTAGATGTTCATCAACAGGGGCACGATGATCGAGATCGTCGCGCCAAGGGTTTCGGTCGCGGGCGCAGTGGGTGTAGCCACGCTCCCGTCACCGTTCATGAGGTCCAGCTTCATGCTCATTCGCCGGTGGCGATTCCGGTGAGATGTTGGCTCGCGCAAAGGGCAGCCACAGACTCCACCACAGCCGGCCTGGGTCATCGGACAGGTATTGCAGCAAGCCGATCTGCATGCCGAGATGGCCTAGCCGCGGTGAAGCCACATAGCTTCCGAACAGCCGATCCCAGATCGACAGGTTGAATCCAAAGTTGCGGTGATGCTCGCGCGGATCGATCGAGTGATGAATGCGATGCATGTCCGGCGTCACCAGCAGGCGCCGCAGCCAGCGATCCACCCGTTCCGGAAGTCCGACGTTGGTGTGATTGAAGATCGCCATCGCGTTGAGGCCGATCTCGAACATCATCACGGCAAGGGCCGGCGCACCCAGCAGCAGCACCGCGGCGCTCTTGATCAGCATGGACAATCCGATCTCGATCGGATGAAAACGCAGGGCCGTGGAGGCGTCGATCTCGCGATCGGCATGATGCACCCGGTGCAGCCGCCAGAACAGCGGCACGCGATGGAAAGCCGCGTGCTGGGCCCAGATCAGCAGGTCGAGCAAGATCAGGCTGACGGTAAACGCCAGCCATTCAGGCCACGCCAGCCAATGCAGCAGTCCCGTCTGTGTTCGCTCGGCCCAGAGCGCCACCGCGACGGCAACCAGTGGCACCGACAGCGCAGCCAATAGTCGGACCACGCCGGCGCCCAGTAGCATGATGCTGAGGTTGGTCGCCCAGCGATGAGATCGGCCCAGCCGTCGCGGTCGACGCGGCCACCGGGTCTCGGCCAGCGACATGATCGCGAAGATCGCCACGAATGCGCTCAGCCGCCACGTCAGTTCCGATAGGCCGCCCACATGCATGAGCGTCACTTTGCGGCAGACCGGTGAGCTTGAAGGCCCGCCGGCGTCGCCATCGCGAACCGCGGCTGCCTCGCTTTCGCCATCCGCGAGTGGCGCGTGCGAATTCGGTCAGCGAGGATCGATCCGGTGTGCATCGATCAGCGCTGGCCGCCTGACGCGTTGAGCGTCCAGTCATACGACAGGTATTCGAGCTTGAACTGCCCCTTGGCGATCCGCGCCTGATCGACCGGCTTATCCGCCAGCAGGCTTGCCTGACTCGCCAGCCAGGCCTCAAGCCCTTTGTTGTCCGCCGTGAAGTCTTCGCCGTACCACTTGAAGATCGACGAGACGCTCAGCACCCCGCGGCTCGCATTGAAGCGATTGCGCGACCGGTCGCTCAGGAAGCGTCTCTGCTGATCGGTCAGTTGCGCGTCGAGGCTTGCCGCGCGATAGGGCTCCGGGCGCAGCGCCGGACAGCCGATCGACGCGCAGTTGACGGCGAAGTGGATGCGCGCATCGTGGTAGCGCGGGCGCAGCTGCTGATGCTCGATCCAGTCCAGGCTGCGCTGCTCGCCGAGCAAGGCGAAGAAGCTCTGCTTCCAGGGCGAACTCAACAGAGAACCCAGATCCCGAATCGACTGGAGATCGGGATATCGGCTCAGGATCAGCTCAAGCGTGAAGGCGTTGTAGGCATTGATCAGAAAGGCCTGCTGCTGATCCGGATGCCAGCGCTGGAAATCCACCTTGTCGACGGCCGAAAACGTCGACAGCGACGTCCTGAGTGCCGCGGGATCACGTTTGAGTGCGGCATAGTCCACCACGCTGCTGTTCCCGCCGGCCGTCCACCGCACATGCTTCTTCAGTGCTTCGCCATAGACGGCGTAGTCGTGATCAAAGGCCATGGCGGCGGTACTCAAGATCGCGGCGGTCATCATCAGCATCATCCTCAGAATCTTGCACATGGGCGTCAAGCTCTACGCCAGGTATGGAAGCGCTCGACATGGCGCAGCAGTCGCTCCGGCTTGTGCGCCTGCTTCCAGAGACCCGCCGCGTACTTGTTGGCCTCGGCGAGCGTCGGGTAAATGTGGATGGTGCCGAGGATCTTGTTCAGGCCGATGCGGTGCTTCATCGCCAGGACATACTCGGCCAGGAGATCGCCGGCATGCTCGCCGACGATGGTGACACCGAGAATCCGGTCCTTGCCCGGCACCGTCAGCACCTTGACGAAGCCATGCGCCTCGCCGTCGGCAATGGCGCGGTCAAGATCGTCCAGCGGATACCGGACCACTTCATAGGCAATGCCTTTCTCCTGCGCCTCGGTCTCGTTGAGTCCGACCCGCGCGACTTCCGGCTCCGTGAACGTGGCCCAAGGGATCACTGAGTAGTCGACCTTGAATGGTCCGCCCCGCAGCGCGAGGAGGGGACTGAACAAGCTGTTGACAGTGGCATACCACGCCATGTGCGCCGCCGTGTGCGTGAACTGGAACGGCCCGACCACATCGCCAACGGCGTAGAGATTGGGAAAGCTCGTCTGCAGGAACTCGTTGACCACCATCGTGCGGCCAGCCTTGATGCCCAGTTCTTCGAGGCCAAAGCCCTGGAGTCGGGCGACACGACCGACCGCGACCAGAATGGCGTCGAAGGCCACGCGTTCCTCGCGCCCTGCGGATTCGCAGACCAGAAACTTTTCGCCGTTTTCAACGATCACGGCCCTGGCCTGGGTGTTGACGCGCACATCGACGCCCTCGGCGCGGAAGCGGTCGATGACGAGTTGCGAGACTTCCGGGTCCTCACGCGCCAGCAGCCGCGGCAGCATCTCGATCTGCGTCACATGGGAGCCCAGTCGCGCGAAGGCCTGCGTGAGCTCCGAGCCGATCGGCCCGCCGCCGAGAACGATCAATCGTTGCGGCTGCTCGCGCAGCTGCCAGACCGTATCGGAGCTCAGGTAACCGACCTCCCGGAGCCCCGGGATCGGCGGCACGAACGGCTCGGCACCGGTAGCCAGGATGATGTTCCGCGCGCTCAGGCGTCTGCCATTGACTTCGACGGTCCACGGATCGACCAGCCTGGCCTCGCCCAGGACACATTCCACGCCCAGCCCGCTGAAACGCTCGACCGAGTCATGCGGCGCAATCGCTTCGACGATCCGCGCCACACGGTCCATCACCTTGGCGAAATTGGCTTCCCCCGCGACCTTGTCAAAGCCGAACTCGCCGGCACGGCGCAGCTGACTGGCGTACTTGGCGGAGCGGATCAGCGCCTTGGACGGCACGCAGCCAGTATTCAGGCAGTCGCCGCCCATCTGGTGCTTCTCGATCAGTGTCACCTTGGCGCGGACCGCAGCTGCGATATAGGCGCTGACCAGACCACCGCTGCCGGCACCGATCACGATCAGGTTGCGATCAAACCGCGTTGGCCGGCGAAAGCCGCGATAGACCTTGCGCGCCCGCGCGGCATTGACAAGGCCTCGGGCCAGATACGGAAAGACGCCGAGCAGGACGAAGGCGCCGATCAGTCCCGGCGACAGGATGCCGGCCAGCGAACGCAGCTGCGCAAGCTGAGTGCCGGCATTCACATAAACCGCCGTGCCCGCCAGCATGCCGATCTGGCTCACCCAGAAGAAGCGCCGCGCCGGCATTGCGGTGAGACCCATCAGCAGGTTGATGAGAAAAAACGGAAACAGCGGCACCAGCCGCAGCGTGAACAGATAGAACGCGCCATCGCGCTCGATGCCGGCATTAATGGCCCTGAGCCGATCACCGTAACGCGCCTCGATCATCCCGCGCAGTAAGTAACGCGCGGCGAGGAAGGCACCGGTCGCACCGAGCGTCGAGGCGAACGAGACGATGAGCAGGCCCCACCACAGCCCGAAGATCGCGCCCGCCGCCAGCGTCAGCACCACCGCCCCCGGAACCGACAGCGCCGTGGCCAGCACGTAGACGGCAAAAAAACTGGCGGTTGCAATCAGCGGTTGCTCACTGCGCCAGGCCAGCAGCGCAGCGTGCTGCGCGTGAAGGTAGTCCAGCGATAAATAGCGCCCGAGATCCAGCACGAAGAACGCCGCGACCGCTGCCGCGATGAGCAGGCCGATGATCAGGCGTCGAAGCGTGGAAGTGCTCATTCACAGTCCTGCGCGGTCGAGCGCGGCGATGAAATCGGCGGGCTCGGGCCGGAGGCGGTAGTTGTCCGTGAGGTCGCTGTACACGATGCGGCCGCCCGCAGCGGTGATGAACACCGTCGGCATCGGTACGTCGGAGTCGTAACCCAGGGCCTGCATGCCCATCGGCAAGCCGCCTCTGGCGAGGATGCCGAGCTGCGCGGCAACCCGATTGTCGCGATCGCTCAGGAAGCGCATCGGCGCCTCGAAACGTTGCGCCAGCCTGCGCGTGTGGTCCTGCGGCTGCGGGCTGATGAGGAAGACTTCGACGCCGCGATCCGCGAGCCGCCGGTATTCGGCCGCGACCTCCTTGATCTGCGCCATGCACAGCGGGCACCAGTTGCCGCGATAGAACATCCACAGCGCGGGCTTGCGGGTCAGCTCCGCGGTGCGCAGCTCGCGGCCATCGATGTCGATGAGAGCCAGATCGGGCAGCCGCTTTCCAGTGCCGAGCAGATCGCCACTGCGAGCACTGAAGCGTGAGTGGATATAGAGCAGCGACAGCAACACGCCGTTGAACAAGGCGATGCCGGCCGCCAGGCCGGGGCCCGCATCGGCGAGCGCGACGACAGTGCCCAGGCCGCCGGCCATCGGGATCCCGTGGAGGTTGGCACTGGTCCGCGCGGTCGAGCCCATGAACAGGCGCATGAAGAACGCCATCGGCACGCCCGATGCCAGCACCACGCCCCACCAGGCCCAGGCCTGCGGTGCGGTCCACAGGCGCGTGGCGGCGACGACCAGCCCGGCCATCAGCGCCATCATGTAGAACGAAACGAATAGAGCCTTGATGCGATGCATGGAGAATTTCTCAAGTGGACAGCGCGCCGCCGCAGGACGAACCCGCGCCGGCGGTGCACCCCAGACAGTGACGCTCAAAACGGATGGCGCGATTCAGCAGACGGGCGTGATCGAAGCTGTCGAGCGTCATTGCCTGGCCATTCGCATCGCGCGCCGCGATGCCGAGTTGCTGATTGAAGTCACAGTCGAACAGGTGACCCGCATGGTCCACGCTGATCAGGCGCCGGCACATCACATTCTCGGCCGCCTGCGGGTTGAAGGCCGCGAGCAAGGTCTCCATGTAGCGCTCGTACTGACCGTTCTTGCGCAGGTGCAGCGCGAAGCGGTGGATCGGCATGTTGGTGATGGTGAACAAACGGCTGAAGACGATGCCGTGATGCTCGGCCAGTTCTCGGCGGTAGTCCGCTTCCAGCTGGGCTTGCGGCGGCGGCAGCGACGGCCCGAGCGGGTTGTAGACCAGCGTCAGCATGAGCCCGGAGTCGGGCTGGCCGTAGCCGACGGCATTGAGCCGATGCAGAGCGGTGATCGACTTTTCGAAGACGCCTTTGCCGCGCTGGGTGTCGGTGTTCTTCTCGCCGTAGCACGGCAGCGAGGAAATGACCTCGACGCGGTGCTCGGCGAAGAAGGCGGGCAGATGCGCCATCGATTGGCCCGTTTTCGGATGCCCGTCGAACTGCACCGTCAGGTTGTGTCGCACCATGACGTGCTTGCCGAGCGTCGTGGCGCCGACGACCAGGCGCTCGAAATCCGCATGCAGTTCCGGCGCGCCGCCGGTGAGATCGAGCTGCGTGATCTGCGGGTGTCCGGCCAGGATCGCCAGCACACGATCGGCATGCGCGGACGACAGCTGCTCTGTCCGTGCCGGCGAGGCATCGACATGGCAATGCCGACAGGCCTGGTTGCACAGCTTGGTCAGGTTGACCTGCAGGGTCTGCACGTCGATCGGCGATAGCACCAGTGCATGCTCTGCGAGCAGGCGCTCGAACGCCGGACCATGATCGGCGGCTGGAAGATCGGCGAGGCGGACGGTGATGTTCATCAACAGCAGGCTCCGGGCTGGACGGCTGACACGGCGCCCGGCGGTGCGCAATCGAACAGACCGAAGTGCTGCGTTTTTTCACCGAACACGCGGAAATGCGCCGCGTAGCGCGAGCCGCCGAGCATGTCGGCGGTGTTGCCGCAGACCAGCATCGGCTTGCCGCTCACGAAATGATGGTGGTCGTCGAGCGTGAAGGCGTGCGGCGCTTCGGGCAGCGTGCCGAGATAGATGGCGACCTGCCCATAATCCTCGCAGCGATCTTCGAGATCGAGCTTGAACGCGCGCACGGTGCGTGAATAAAAGCGGATATTGCCGGCGCGCTGTTCCAGTTCCGGGTTGTTGATCAACAGCGGACTGCTGGTGACGATGCGGACATCCGCACAGCCGACCCGCAGCATCAGGCGCCGGAAATCCTCTTCATACAGCGCGCCGCCCAGGCACTCGCCGAGCATGACCGCGTCCGTTGCCAGCGTCGCTGGAATCCGCCGGTCACTGAACACGTCCGAGAAATAGAGTTCGCCGCCGGGCTTGAGGACGCGGAAGATTTCGCGGAAGACGCGTTCCTTGTCCGGCGAGAGGTTGATGACGCAGTTGCTGACGACCAGATCGAGGCTGGCGTCGTCGATGCCATCGAGCTGCTCGATATAGCCCTGCACGAAACGCGTGTTGGCATAGCCGAAGCGTTCGGCGTGCCAGGCCTGCGTGCTGCGCGCCAGCTCCAGTTGCTCCGTGGTCATGTCCAGGCCCGTCACCTGGCCCTCGGCGCCGACCAGTTGCGCGAGCACATAGCAGTCGCGACCGGAGCCGCAGCCGAGGTCGAGCACCTTCAAGCCCTCCAGCGCGGGCGGGATCGGCGAGCCACAGCCGTAGAAGCGGCTCTTCACGTCCTCGTGCACGTTCTTCAAGGCTTCGAGGACGCGCGCCGGGCCGGCTTCCGCCAGGCAGCAGGCACTGGTCTTGAGGTCGGCAGAGGATTGCAGAATCCGGCCGTAATAGTCCTGCACGCTCTCGTGGGTCTTGAAATCGCCGTCCATTTGAAATCTCGCTCGTTCGGTAAAATGGGTCAAGGGGCGGGTCAAGGGGCTCAGCCGCGGCGGCCATCGAGGTAGGCTGCGACCAGAGGATCGTTGGGCGCACTGAACAGTGCGTCGGTGCGATTGAATTCGATCAGCCGGCCACTGCCGTCGTGCGTCCAGAACGCCGCGCAGTAGTCCGAGATGCGCCGCGCCTGCGCGAGCTTGTGCGTGGCCACGACCCGTGACCACGACCAGGGTATAAGCGCAGCTTCAGTGTGCCAGTCCCGCAGCTGTCCGGTGTAAATCGCCACGATCTGCGAGTCGGTGAGGGCCTGGATCGGATTGCGGGCATGCACGATCACAGCAATGCCGTCCCGGGCAATCACGAAACCGCGCAGATCCGCCTCGTCGGCTTTCAGTGCACGCGACACCATGCCCCCGCAAGCCCGCTGCGGGCATCCTGCACGCCACGCGAAGAACCGCCGCTCTGCACATCGATACGCGTGCCCGGCTGCTGCTGCTCAAACCGCTTGCCGAGTTCGGCGGCCAGCGGCGCGACCGTGCTGGAGCCGGTCAGAACCAGCTTGTCCGCCGCCGCCGGTGAGACCATATGGGCGGCAATACAGAGGATCAATACAAAACGAGCAGGCATTTGCATGGACGCGACCGTATGACGATATAGGGCATCCTACGTTGGCCAAGCCGCGAATCTGAACATGCTGGAGTCTTGAATATATGTCCATGAGTCCAGAAGACGATCTGCTGTCCTCAGTGCTATCCGCCTATCACTTGCGAGCGGGCGTCTACGGCAGCCCGCGCTTTTGCGGTGCCTGGCAGCACAGCACCACCGGGATGCACCGCGGTGCGTTTCATCTCGTTGGCACCGGGGGAGCGTGGTTTCACACGCGGCAGCAGGCCGAGCCCATCCGACTGGAGCCTGGCGACCTCGTGGTGCTACCCCACGATGCCTGGCACATGCTTTCTGCCGGACCGGTATTGCACGGAGAGGACTCGATTCCGATCCAGGAGGGTGACGGGCCTTATACCGTCATGGTCTGCGGCTTCTTCGAGTTCGAACTGGGCGACAAGAATCCCATTCTGGATGCACTGCCAGAAGTGCTGGTCATCACCTACCGTGAAGGCGGCAGGGCCTTGGCAGCGCTGGGGGAGCTGATGATGGCGGAAACCGACGGTTCTTCGGTGGGCACGCGGACTGTGCTCGACAAGCTTGCCGATACCTTGTTCGTGATGGTGGTCCGCTTCTACGTCAACGGGCTCAGCGAACAGCGTGGCGTGCTGGCGGCACTGGCGGACGAGCGACTGCGGCGCGCTTTGGCGGCCATGCATCGCAAGCCGGGTGCGGACTGGACGCTTGAATCGCTGGCACAGGAAGCCGGCATGTCGCGCAGCAACTTCTCTCAGCACTTCGCTGCCGTGGTGGGCTCGACGCCGATCAACTATCTCACTCGGTGGCGCATGATCCAGGCGGAGCTCGCCCTTCGAAAACCACGGGTGTCCGTCGCAGCCGTCGCTGAGCAGATGGGCTACGAAACGGAGGCCGCCTTTCGCAAGGCCTTCAAGAGGGTTCACGGCATCGGGCCCGGCGCAATCAAGCGATGGCTAAAGGAGCGGATGCCTTGACCCAAGTTCGCGGATTCGCGCCGAGGAAAGTAACTCAGCAGACGTCGGGGTCAGAGACGTCGGGTCAACGTCGGGGTCAGCAACGTCGGGGTCAGGTCTTGTTCCTCGAACGTCGGGGTCGAACGTCGGGGTCAAACGTCGGGGTCAGGTCTTGTTCCTTGCCAAATTTCTTTGGCTTCGCTACGTTCCCCGCATGGCCCGCCCTCTGCGTATCGAATTCCCCGGCGCGATCCATCATGTGATGGCGCGCGGCAATGCCCGTCAAGCAATCTTCCTCAATGACGAAGGTCGCGACGCCTACGAGAGCGGACACCGACAACTTCCGCAGATCGGTGTGCACTTCGGGTCGCACTACTCGACTACTCGACGGTAAGCCGGATCGCGCGAGGTGTGGATCGGCGGGCTGCGTCAAGACGCAAGACCTGACCCCGACCTCTTCACTTGACCCCGACCTCTTCACTGACCCCGACCTCTTGACCCCGACCTCTTCAGGGCGGGTTTTGGCCCTGCTCGAACGGAGACATGGCGGTCCTTGACTCTCTATAGTGCTTCCACCATATTGAGCCGATGCTGGAGGCAGAAGCTCTCAGACCCGTTTCCTGGATTGCGTCCAGCTACAAGGACTACCGGGCGTTCCCGGAGCCTGTACAGGATGCGATGGGTTTCGCGCTGTTCCGCGCCCAGCAGGGCGCCAAGCACGATGACGCGAAACCCCTCAAGGGCTTCGGCGGCGCAGGCGTACTGGAAATCGTCACTGATCATGACGGCGATACCTTCCGGGCGGTGTACACCGTGAAGTTCGCCAATGCGATCTACGTCCTGCACGCCTTCCAGAAGAAATCGAAGTCGGGCCGCAAAACGCCGGCTGAGGAAATTGAACTGATCCGGCGCCGGCTCAAAGTGGCCGAAGCCGACTACCAGCAGCAACTCGCAAGAGGACCATCATGAGCAACGATACTGAAACGACCATCGTCCGCGGCACCGGCAATGTCTTTGCCGATCTCGGCTATCCCGACGCGGAGACCCATCTGCTCAAGGCCGGACTG
It encodes the following:
- the arsS gene encoding arsenosugar biosynthesis radical SAM (seleno)protein ArsS (Some members of this family are selenoproteins.) encodes the protein MNITVRLADLPAADHGPAFERLLAEHALVLSPIDVQTLQVNLTKLCNQACRHCHVDASPARTEQLSSAHADRVLAILAGHPQITQLDLTGGAPELHADFERLVVGATTLGKHVMVRHNLTVQFDGHPKTGQSMAHLPAFFAEHRVEVISSLPCYGEKNTDTQRGKGVFEKSITALHRLNAVGYGQPDSGLMLTLVYNPLGPSLPPPQAQLEADYRRELAEHHGIVFSRLFTITNMPIHRFALHLRKNGQYERYMETLLAAFNPQAAENVMCRRLISVDHAGHLFDCDFNQQLGIAARDANGQAMTLDSFDHARLLNRAIRFERHCLGCTAGAGSSCGGALST
- a CDS encoding methyltransferase domain-containing protein; this encodes MDGDFKTHESVQDYYGRILQSSADLKTSACCLAEAGPARVLEALKNVHEDVKSRFYGCGSPIPPALEGLKVLDLGCGSGRDCYVLAQLVGAEGQVTGLDMTTEQLELARSTQAWHAERFGYANTRFVQGYIEQLDGIDDASLDLVVSNCVINLSPDKERVFREIFRVLKPGGELYFSDVFSDRRIPATLATDAVMLGECLGGALYEEDFRRLMLRVGCADVRIVTSSPLLINNPELEQRAGNIRFYSRTVRAFKLDLEDRCEDYGQVAIYLGTLPEAPHAFTLDDHHHFVSGKPMLVCGNTADMLGGSRYAAHFRVFGEKTQHFGLFDCAPPGAVSAVQPGACC
- a CDS encoding substrate-binding domain-containing protein → MSRALKADEADLRGFVIARDGIAVIVHARNPIQALTDSQIVAIYTGQLRDWHTEAALIPWSWSRVVATHKLAQARRISDYCAAFWTHDGSGRLIEFNRTDALFSAPNDPLVAAYLDGRRG
- a CDS encoding substrate-binding domain-containing protein, which codes for MQMPARFVLILCIAAHMVSPAAADKLVLTGSSTVAPLAAELGKRFEQQQPGTRIDVQSGGSSRGVQDARSGLAGAWCRVH
- a CDS encoding AraC family transcriptional regulator translates to MSMSPEDDLLSSVLSAYHLRAGVYGSPRFCGAWQHSTTGMHRGAFHLVGTGGAWFHTRQQAEPIRLEPGDLVVLPHDAWHMLSAGPVLHGEDSIPIQEGDGPYTVMVCGFFEFELGDKNPILDALPEVLVITYREGGRALAALGELMMAETDGSSVGTRTVLDKLADTLFVMVVRFYVNGLSEQRGVLAALADERLRRALAAMHRKPGADWTLESLAQEAGMSRSNFSQHFAAVVGSTPINYLTRWRMIQAELALRKPRVSVAAVAEQMGYETEAAFRKAFKRVHGIGPGAIKRWLKERMP
- a CDS encoding type II toxin-antitoxin system RelE/ParE family toxin, whose translation is MLEAEALRPVSWIASSYKDYRAFPEPVQDAMGFALFRAQQGAKHDDAKPLKGFGGAGVLEIVTDHDGDTFRAVYTVKFANAIYVLHAFQKKSKSGRKTPAEEIELIRRRLKVAEADYQQQLARGPS